A genomic stretch from Rhodomicrobium vannielii ATCC 17100 includes:
- a CDS encoding peptidase C15 pyroglutamyl peptidase I — protein sequence MAGANPVRVLVTGFGPFPGVPHNASETLVRLLAMQAASRTAEIELSTAVLPVSWATAHEAAKSAVATFAPDAVLHFGVSRRATAFEIESRAVNISGSRPDAHGHTLPPMPLVRAGAPLLTPTLAPLHLIRALRRANVPAELSRNAGRYLCNALYYRSLAREGDGGPLAAFIHMPVLGDPSLRPRITITEAVDAARILVQAAAEAVLRAKRQTARHGRSGHGNGSQTFHRDGWSGRTLWRERG from the coding sequence ATGGCAGGGGCGAACCCCGTCCGCGTGCTCGTGACCGGCTTCGGCCCGTTTCCCGGCGTGCCGCATAATGCATCGGAAACGCTCGTCCGCCTCCTCGCGATGCAGGCCGCGTCCCGCACTGCCGAAATCGAACTATCGACCGCCGTGCTTCCTGTATCCTGGGCAACCGCACACGAGGCCGCAAAGAGCGCCGTTGCCACGTTCGCGCCGGACGCAGTTCTGCATTTCGGCGTTTCGAGGCGCGCGACCGCCTTCGAGATCGAGTCCCGCGCGGTGAACATCAGCGGTTCGCGCCCCGACGCGCACGGCCATACCTTGCCGCCCATGCCGCTCGTGCGGGCGGGCGCGCCGCTCCTTACGCCGACGCTGGCTCCGCTTCACCTCATCCGCGCCCTGCGCCGCGCGAACGTCCCGGCGGAACTGTCGCGAAACGCAGGCCGTTATCTGTGCAACGCCCTTTATTATCGGAGCCTCGCGCGCGAAGGCGATGGCGGCCCGCTCGCAGCGTTCATTCACATGCCGGTTCTGGGCGATCCTTCGCTGCGCCCGCGCATCACCATCACGGAAGCCGTGGATGCCGCCCGGATTCTCGTTCAGGCCGCAGCCGAAGCTGTGCTACGCGCAAAGAGGCAAACGGCACGCCACGGCAGGAGTGGACACGGCAATGGATCGCAGACATTTCATCGGGATGGGTGGAGCGGCCGCACTCTTTGGCGCGAGCGCGGCTGA
- a CDS encoding right-handed parallel beta-helix repeat-containing protein: MDRRHFIGMGGAAALFGASAAEAAAAVSERSGRALSDFGVIANGEADQTTAMQKAVDALVEAGQPILVPAGRYRISGVQLPSKATLVGTSGLSVIVAPPGRAAFECVGRQGVSLRGLSFVNQGVVARECRNLTVADCEVLSSDGDGLYCGGSGLLVTGNRAASCAKAAIWVEGDGLVTNNLIGGNGRFGLRIGSAWRLGTVTVIANSIDGPAVGIGVSSAEQGYAMIAMNMIAGAKEGGIRALDGDTVIGKDLTRGGSEAFRNLAIAANVSM, translated from the coding sequence ATGGATCGCAGACATTTCATCGGGATGGGTGGAGCGGCCGCACTCTTTGGCGCGAGCGCGGCTGAAGCGGCTGCTGCCGTCTCCGAAAGATCCGGCAGGGCGCTTTCCGATTTCGGCGTGATCGCGAACGGTGAGGCAGATCAGACGACCGCCATGCAAAAGGCCGTCGACGCCCTCGTCGAAGCGGGGCAGCCGATCCTTGTGCCAGCGGGGCGCTATCGTATCTCGGGCGTGCAACTCCCGTCCAAGGCGACGCTCGTCGGAACATCAGGCCTCAGCGTTATCGTAGCGCCGCCCGGCCGCGCGGCCTTCGAGTGCGTCGGCAGGCAGGGGGTGAGCCTGCGCGGCCTGTCCTTCGTCAATCAGGGCGTCGTCGCGCGCGAATGCCGCAATCTAACGGTCGCTGATTGCGAGGTCCTTTCGAGCGACGGCGACGGCCTCTATTGCGGCGGCTCGGGCCTGCTCGTCACCGGGAACCGCGCGGCATCCTGTGCGAAGGCTGCCATCTGGGTCGAGGGTGACGGTCTCGTCACAAACAACCTCATCGGCGGCAACGGGCGCTTCGGCCTTCGCATCGGCAGCGCGTGGCGGCTCGGCACCGTGACCGTGATTGCGAACTCCATCGACGGGCCTGCGGTCGGCATCGGCGTTTCGAGCGCGGAGCAGGGCTACGCCATGATCGCCATGAACATGATCGCTGGCGCGAAAGAAGGCGGCATCCGAGCGCTCGACGGCGACACGGTTATCGGCAAGGATCTGACGCGCGGCGGCTCGGAAGCATTCCGCAACCTCGCCATCGCCGCGAATGTATCGATGTGA